One Gordonia mangrovi genomic region harbors:
- a CDS encoding MarR family winged helix-turn-helix transcriptional regulator has product MGSDPITDLEAEIADIWRRGRIQMRARARAIHPRLDPTCYPLLVLLSRHDAIRMSDLLADLGLEKSTLTRQIDSVVRLDLVERHADPDDARARLVALTDEGRERLDAVATTAAAVWRERLSRWDPDDVRRLADLLHRLGDDTSDVPPESEAGSTSSQL; this is encoded by the coding sequence ATGGGATCGGATCCGATCACCGACCTGGAAGCCGAGATCGCCGACATCTGGCGCCGCGGCCGCATCCAGATGCGTGCGCGCGCCCGCGCCATCCACCCGCGGCTCGATCCGACCTGCTATCCGTTGCTGGTGCTGCTCTCGCGCCACGACGCCATCCGGATGTCGGACCTGCTCGCCGACCTCGGTCTGGAGAAGTCGACGCTGACCCGCCAGATCGACTCGGTGGTTCGGCTGGACCTCGTCGAGCGACATGCCGACCCCGACGATGCGCGGGCACGCCTGGTCGCGCTGACCGATGAGGGACGCGAGCGCCTCGACGCGGTGGCCACCACGGCGGCCGCGGTGTGGCGTGAGCGTCTGTCCCGGTGGGATCCCGATGACGTCCGACGCCTCGCCGACTTGCTGCACCGGCTCGGCGACGACACCTCTGACGTCCCGCCGGAATCCGAGGCGGGGAGCACCTCCAGTCAGTTGTAA
- a CDS encoding OPT family oligopeptide transporter, with translation MSTSGSTVKGSSSASLRELTIRGIILGGLITLVFTAANVYLGLKVGLTFATAIPAAVISMSILRYFADHSVVENNIVQTIASAAGTLSAIIFVLPGLIMIGWWTGFPYWTTVAVCLIGGILGVMYSIPLRRALVTGSDLPYPEGAAAAEVLKVGDTAQGAEENRRGLRVIVVGGVVSAAFSILTQTKLIAGTISGYVRIGQGGTTFGAGLLFSLIGVGHLVGITVGISMLIGLFISYGVLLPIRTWGDLPASGSIADVVDNAFTNDVRFIGAGAIAIAAVWTLIKIIGPIVRGIKAALVSTRARRAGSSVDLTEQDIPITIVSGVVLASLIPIGFMLWDFAAHTVLHGSAVGIITASIIFVFLIGLIVASVCGYMAGLIGSSNSPISGVGIVVVLVAAVVIKITFGSANDKQSAALVAYTLFTAAIVFGVATISNDNLQDLKTGQLVGATPWKQQVALVIGVIFGSLVIPPVLQLMQTAFGFVGAPGAGDDALPAPQAGLISSLAEGVFGGDLDWALIGLGVLIGAVVIVVDEVLTRTGSRFSVPPLAVGMGMYLPMSVTLIIPFGAFIGRAYNKWAEGTGSDVERKKRMGVLLATGLIVGESLWNVVFAAIVASTGDDTILALPFIGDGWETGSEILGVVAFVAVIAWLYRWTRQWASKETPGTDSAKASS, from the coding sequence ATGTCCACATCAGGCTCCACCGTGAAGGGTTCGTCGTCGGCGAGCCTGCGTGAACTCACCATCCGGGGCATCATCCTCGGCGGTCTCATCACGCTGGTGTTCACCGCGGCCAACGTCTATCTCGGACTCAAGGTCGGGCTCACGTTCGCCACCGCCATTCCCGCAGCGGTGATCTCGATGAGCATCCTGCGATACTTCGCCGACCACTCCGTGGTCGAGAACAACATCGTGCAGACCATCGCCTCGGCGGCCGGCACCCTCTCGGCGATCATCTTCGTGCTTCCGGGTCTGATCATGATCGGGTGGTGGACCGGGTTTCCGTACTGGACGACGGTCGCGGTGTGTCTGATCGGCGGCATCCTCGGCGTGATGTATTCGATCCCGTTGCGCCGCGCGCTCGTCACCGGTTCCGACCTGCCCTATCCGGAAGGTGCTGCCGCCGCCGAGGTGCTCAAGGTCGGCGACACCGCGCAGGGCGCCGAGGAGAATCGCCGTGGTCTGCGGGTGATCGTGGTCGGCGGTGTGGTGTCCGCTGCTTTCTCGATCCTCACCCAGACCAAGCTGATCGCCGGCACCATCTCGGGATATGTGCGGATCGGTCAGGGCGGCACCACATTCGGTGCGGGATTGCTGTTCTCCCTGATCGGTGTCGGTCACCTCGTCGGCATCACCGTCGGTATCTCGATGTTGATCGGGCTGTTCATCTCCTACGGTGTGCTGCTGCCGATCCGGACGTGGGGCGACCTGCCGGCATCCGGGTCGATCGCCGACGTCGTGGACAACGCCTTCACCAACGATGTGCGGTTCATCGGCGCCGGTGCGATCGCGATAGCCGCGGTCTGGACGCTGATCAAGATCATCGGACCCATCGTGCGCGGTATCAAGGCCGCGTTGGTCTCCACCCGGGCCCGCCGCGCCGGGTCGTCGGTGGATCTCACCGAGCAGGACATCCCGATCACCATCGTGTCCGGTGTGGTGCTGGCCTCGCTGATCCCGATCGGGTTCATGCTGTGGGACTTCGCCGCCCACACAGTGTTACACGGCAGTGCGGTCGGCATCATCACCGCAAGCATCATCTTCGTATTCCTCATCGGCCTGATCGTCGCGTCGGTCTGCGGGTACATGGCCGGTCTGATCGGTTCGTCGAACAGCCCGATCTCCGGCGTCGGCATCGTGGTGGTGCTGGTCGCGGCCGTCGTCATCAAGATCACCTTCGGCAGCGCCAACGACAAACAGTCGGCGGCGTTGGTCGCCTACACGCTGTTCACCGCCGCCATCGTGTTCGGTGTCGCCACCATCTCCAACGACAATCTGCAGGATCTCAAGACCGGTCAGCTGGTCGGTGCGACACCGTGGAAACAGCAGGTGGCGTTGGTCATCGGCGTGATCTTCGGGTCATTGGTGATCCCGCCGGTGCTCCAGCTGATGCAGACCGCGTTCGGGTTCGTCGGTGCCCCGGGCGCCGGCGACGACGCACTGCCCGCTCCGCAGGCCGGGTTGATCTCGTCACTGGCAGAAGGCGTGTTCGGCGGCGACCTCGACTGGGCGCTGATCGGACTCGGCGTCCTCATCGGCGCGGTGGTGATCGTGGTCGACGAGGTGTTGACCCGCACCGGGAGCAGATTCAGCGTGCCGCCGCTGGCCGTCGGCATGGGGATGTACCTGCCGATGTCGGTGACGTTGATCATTCCGTTTGGCGCATTCATCGGCCGCGCCTACAACAAATGGGCCGAAGGCACCGGCAGCGATGTGGAGCGCAAGAAGCGGATGGGTGTGCTACTCGCGACCGGCCTCATCGTCGGGGAGAGCCTGTGGAACGTGGTGTTCGCCGCGATTGTCGCGTCGACCGGCGACGACACCATCCTCGCGCTGCCGTTCATCGGTGACGGGTGGGAGACCGGGTCGGAGATCCTCGGGGTGGTCGCATTCGTGGCCGTGATCGCCTGGCTGTATCGCTGGACCCGGCAGTGGGCGTCCAAGGAGACGCCGGGAACCGATTCGGCGAAGGCCTCGTCGTAG
- a CDS encoding aspartate aminotransferase family protein has product MSTSPTRHLIRYGGTFAPDLIARAEGSHLYTESGRRLLDFTSGQMSAILGHSHPEVVATVQRQVATLDHLFSGMLSQPVVDLTRRLAESLPEPLDKALLLTTGAESNEAAVRMAKLVTGKHEIVSFTRSWHGMTHAAAAATYSSGRRGYGPVAAGNLALPTPNAYRPDFTHTDGSLDWQRQLDFGFEMIDAQSVGSLAACIVEPILSSGGVIDLPPGYLRALKDKCEQRDMLLIVDEAQTGLCRTGEWYAFQRDGVVPDILTLSKTLGAGLPLAATITSAAIEATAHERGFLFFTTHVSDPLVAAVGNTVLDVLIRDELDERARTAGELLDAGLRSIAGRHDVVGDVRGRGLMQGIELATDRDTKTGADELGAAVTRRCYELGLHMNVVQLPGMGGIFRIAPPLTATDDELRSGLEMLDQAIGECVA; this is encoded by the coding sequence ATGTCGACCAGCCCCACCCGCCACCTCATCCGGTACGGCGGCACGTTCGCTCCCGATCTGATTGCGCGAGCCGAGGGCTCCCATCTGTACACCGAGTCCGGCAGACGCCTGCTCGACTTCACCTCCGGACAGATGTCGGCAATCCTCGGTCACTCCCACCCCGAGGTGGTGGCCACAGTGCAGCGCCAGGTCGCCACGCTCGACCACCTCTTCAGCGGGATGCTGTCGCAGCCCGTGGTCGACCTGACTCGCCGGCTCGCCGAGTCGCTCCCGGAACCGCTGGACAAGGCGCTGCTACTGACCACCGGCGCCGAATCGAACGAGGCGGCGGTCCGGATGGCGAAACTGGTGACCGGCAAACACGAGATCGTGTCCTTCACCCGTTCCTGGCACGGCATGACCCACGCCGCCGCGGCCGCCACCTACAGCTCCGGCCGTCGGGGATACGGCCCCGTCGCGGCGGGCAATCTCGCGCTGCCGACACCCAATGCCTATCGCCCCGACTTCACCCATACCGACGGTTCGCTGGACTGGCAGCGCCAGTTGGACTTCGGTTTCGAGATGATCGACGCACAATCGGTCGGATCGTTGGCGGCGTGCATCGTCGAACCGATCCTGTCCTCCGGTGGGGTCATCGACCTGCCGCCCGGATATCTGCGCGCGCTGAAGGACAAATGCGAGCAGCGCGACATGCTGCTCATCGTCGACGAGGCACAGACCGGCCTGTGCCGGACCGGCGAGTGGTATGCATTCCAACGCGACGGTGTCGTACCGGACATTCTGACCTTGTCGAAGACCCTGGGCGCCGGATTGCCTCTCGCGGCGACGATCACGTCCGCGGCGATCGAGGCCACGGCTCACGAACGTGGGTTCTTGTTCTTCACCACCCACGTCTCCGATCCGCTCGTGGCCGCCGTCGGCAACACGGTGCTCGACGTCCTGATCCGCGACGAACTCGATGAACGCGCTCGCACCGCCGGTGAGCTACTGGATGCCGGCCTCCGGTCGATCGCCGGTCGCCACGACGTGGTCGGCGACGTCCGCGGCCGCGGACTGATGCAGGGCATCGAGCTGGCCACCGATCGCGACACCAAGACCGGCGCAGACGAACTCGGTGCAGCGGTGACCCGACGGTGCTATGAGCTCGGGTTGCACATGAATGTGGTCCAGCTGCCCGGTATGGGTGGCATCTTCCGGATCGCACCACCACTGACCGCCACCGACGACGAGTTGCGGTCCGGGCTCGAGATGCTCGATCAGGCCATCGGAGAGTGCGTCGCCTGA
- a CDS encoding crotonase/enoyl-CoA hydratase family protein, producing MSEPLQIEITDGVAVWTINLPQVGNAITDKNMIAAFERAVDEANADPAVRVVILTGAGHIFSAGGNVREMADEQGLFGLDPVDQRHGYADGIQRIPRALNRCEVPVIGAINGAAVGAGCDLAMMCDMRVAAESAFFAESFVQLGLIPGDGGSWFLQRAIGYERAAEMSFTGDRVDAATALEWGLVGRVVADDALLDEATALARRIAKNPPHALRMAKRLLTESRTGSLDSTLNLAAAMQPLAHQTTEHKDRVARWAKR from the coding sequence GTGAGCGAACCCCTTCAGATCGAGATCACCGACGGCGTTGCCGTGTGGACCATCAATCTGCCGCAGGTCGGCAACGCGATCACCGACAAGAACATGATCGCCGCGTTCGAACGAGCCGTGGACGAGGCGAATGCGGACCCGGCGGTGCGCGTGGTGATCCTCACCGGCGCGGGCCACATCTTCTCGGCCGGCGGCAACGTGCGGGAGATGGCCGACGAGCAGGGATTGTTCGGGCTCGACCCGGTGGATCAGCGACACGGCTACGCCGATGGAATTCAACGTATCCCGCGTGCACTGAACCGGTGCGAGGTGCCCGTGATCGGCGCGATCAACGGTGCCGCGGTGGGTGCGGGCTGCGATCTCGCGATGATGTGTGACATGCGGGTGGCGGCCGAATCCGCCTTCTTCGCCGAGAGCTTCGTCCAGCTGGGACTCATTCCCGGCGACGGCGGCTCCTGGTTCTTGCAGCGAGCCATCGGCTACGAACGGGCCGCGGAGATGAGCTTCACCGGCGACCGGGTAGACGCCGCGACCGCGTTGGAGTGGGGTCTGGTGGGCCGGGTCGTCGCCGACGACGCGCTGCTAGACGAGGCCACCGCGCTGGCCCGGCGCATCGCCAAGAACCCGCCGCACGCACTGCGGATGGCCAAGCGGTTGCTCACCGAATCACGGACGGGGTCGCTGGACTCGACGCTCAACCTCGCCGCCGCGATGCAGCCCCTGGCGCATCAGACGACCGAGCACAAGGATCGGGTCGCACGCTGGGCCAAACGCTGA
- a CDS encoding nitroreductase family deazaflavin-dependent oxidoreductase — MGEVKKFRMTRLRQIGEKVMRRPVGWGLVPHTYLLTTRGRRTGRQHTHPVTLVEQDGRRWLVAPYGPVGWVHNARAAGTVRLRRRSEDSRLAVREVDVDEAAPVLKQYLQITGPPRAYFAASPDSPVAEFRAEAERHPVFELVAPPGPN, encoded by the coding sequence ATGGGTGAGGTCAAGAAGTTCCGGATGACCCGACTACGCCAGATCGGTGAGAAGGTGATGCGCCGTCCGGTCGGTTGGGGACTGGTTCCGCACACGTATCTGCTCACCACCAGAGGCCGAAGAACCGGCCGGCAGCACACCCACCCGGTGACGCTTGTCGAGCAGGACGGGCGACGCTGGCTGGTGGCGCCCTACGGTCCGGTCGGTTGGGTCCACAACGCCCGTGCGGCGGGCACGGTACGGCTGCGCCGCCGCAGCGAGGATTCACGGCTGGCGGTGCGCGAGGTCGACGTCGACGAGGCAGCCCCGGTGTTGAAGCAGTATCTGCAGATCACCGGTCCGCCGCGGGCGTACTTCGCGGCGAGCCCGGATTCGCCCGTGGCGGAGTTCCGCGCCGAGGCCGAGCGCCATCCGGTGTTCGAGTTGGTCGCGCCACCCGGGCCGAATTAG
- a CDS encoding ribokinase has protein sequence MNSPVDVAVVGTLNVDLIIRVTRMPDVGETVLGRSVSQRLGGKGANQALAAAGLAPTALIGAVGRDEEGERLLAGQRAGGVDVTHVFRADGASGRAFIEVDDAGDNRIIVSPGANRLLRPTQVRPALDAVSPKVVLTQLESPPEITEAVTAWCSGHARRLLLNPSPVTDLPTYVLAAADPLVVNEHEARFYAPADTDDPDALARSLLAVAGSAVITLGAEGAVVAEGDTVRRIDVEQVRVVDTTGAGDMFAGVLAAHLTRDVELGAATELAAAAATEYVARPREI, from the coding sequence ATGAACTCGCCCGTCGACGTCGCGGTGGTCGGCACGCTCAACGTCGACCTGATCATCCGGGTCACCCGCATGCCCGACGTCGGCGAAACGGTCTTGGGGAGGTCGGTGTCGCAGCGACTCGGCGGCAAAGGGGCCAATCAGGCGCTCGCAGCCGCCGGTCTCGCGCCGACCGCGCTGATCGGGGCGGTCGGCCGCGACGAGGAGGGTGAGCGTCTGCTGGCCGGGCAGCGCGCCGGCGGGGTCGATGTGACGCATGTATTCCGTGCCGACGGTGCCAGCGGGAGGGCCTTCATCGAGGTAGATGACGCCGGCGACAATCGGATCATCGTGTCACCGGGGGCCAACCGGTTGCTGAGACCGACACAGGTGCGACCAGCGCTCGACGCCGTCTCACCGAAAGTCGTTCTCACTCAGCTCGAATCACCGCCGGAGATCACCGAGGCGGTCACGGCCTGGTGCTCAGGACATGCCCGACGGCTTCTACTCAACCCGAGCCCGGTCACCGATCTGCCGACATACGTTCTCGCCGCTGCAGATCCTCTGGTCGTCAACGAGCACGAGGCGCGGTTCTACGCACCGGCGGACACCGACGACCCCGACGCGCTGGCGCGTTCGCTGCTGGCGGTGGCCGGGTCCGCGGTGATCACGCTCGGGGCCGAGGGGGCCGTCGTGGCCGAGGGCGACACAGTACGTCGGATCGACGTGGAGCAAGTGCGCGTGGTCGACACCACCGGCGCCGGCGACATGTTCGCCGGGGTCCTCGCGGCCCATCTGACGCGCGACGTCGAGCTGGGAGCCGCCACCGAGTTGGCCGCGGCGGCCGCCACCGAATACGTCGCGCGTCCGCGGGAGATATGA
- a CDS encoding cupin domain-containing protein, whose translation MTVENTETAAAPFLVTSGAWENLPKMPESEYPGTEGFIGDVYENPQGSEMCSGYFELRHTDERLYYEYEYDEMKVVLEGEFLLENTETGQTQVAKAKDAIFFPKGSKIYFSTPSYALAFYAGHRNAELL comes from the coding sequence ATGACCGTCGAGAACACCGAGACCGCAGCGGCACCGTTTCTGGTGACGAGTGGGGCCTGGGAGAACCTGCCCAAGATGCCGGAGTCGGAGTACCCGGGCACCGAGGGTTTCATCGGTGACGTCTACGAGAACCCGCAGGGCAGCGAGATGTGCTCGGGCTACTTCGAGCTCCGGCACACCGACGAGCGGCTTTACTACGAATACGAGTACGACGAGATGAAGGTCGTGCTCGAAGGCGAGTTCCTGCTGGAGAACACGGAGACCGGCCAGACCCAGGTCGCGAAGGCCAAGGACGCCATCTTCTTCCCCAAGGGCTCCAAGATCTACTTCAGCACCCCGAGCTATGCGCTCGCCTTCTACGCCGGTCACCGCAACGCCGAACTCCTCTGA
- a CDS encoding dimethylamine monooxygenase subunit DmmA family protein, producing the protein MSQITYSSIPIWARPAAPVDEALPEISGSAYIVVGVGEAAEERVYQVANGLPENVTRLPLTFDDVEHAASALRGELAHARVGVRVVIIAPRGAALALRGVATTAGLMDDEIYVTVAGVDAIEVFCSHCEAITHTELGVDDIVDCVGCGRHLLIYHHVSRRSGRYLGFMVDAETASAAQESTTEGSSS; encoded by the coding sequence ATGTCGCAGATCACCTACTCCAGCATCCCGATCTGGGCCCGACCTGCGGCACCTGTCGATGAGGCGCTGCCCGAGATCTCGGGCAGCGCGTACATCGTCGTCGGTGTCGGGGAGGCCGCCGAGGAGCGGGTGTACCAGGTGGCCAACGGGCTGCCGGAGAACGTCACCCGCCTCCCGCTCACTTTCGACGACGTCGAGCACGCGGCGAGTGCACTGCGCGGCGAGCTGGCCCACGCACGGGTCGGAGTACGGGTGGTGATCATCGCCCCGCGCGGCGCGGCCCTCGCGCTGCGCGGGGTCGCCACCACCGCCGGACTCATGGACGACGAGATCTACGTGACCGTAGCGGGTGTCGACGCCATCGAGGTGTTCTGTTCACACTGCGAAGCCATCACTCATACCGAGCTCGGGGTCGACGACATCGTCGACTGCGTCGGATGCGGCCGCCACCTGCTCATCTACCATCACGTCTCACGACGGTCCGGGCGCTATCTCGGCTTCATGGTCGATGCCGAAACGGCCAGCGCTGCACAAGAGTCCACAACAGAAGGATCGTCATCGTGA
- a CDS encoding PDR/VanB family oxidoreductase: MTVAISGATPGVTRAESTTLRLVVTAIGDAAPGIRNFTFAAPDGAELPGFVAGSHVVIAAGDRSNAYSLTGDGVAPRSYSISVLRLDDGFGGSRWMHEMLAEGDVVDVEIPRSAFAPEARATKHLLIAGGIGITPILSHLRAARRWGRDVQVLYSFRAGRAAHVDDIVDLAGARAELFTDQPAFVDRLGETLIDQPIGTHLYVCGPAGMIDHVVDTAAALGWPLSRIHFERFGTDALDAGDPFTVRLTETDTTLDVPSGTSVLEALESAGYAIPNRCRQGVCGECRLPLAAGAAVHRDLYLTDEEKGAGDAFMPCVSRAAEGATLEVPL; this comes from the coding sequence GTGACTGTCGCAATCTCCGGCGCAACGCCCGGCGTGACGCGCGCGGAATCCACGACGCTACGACTCGTCGTCACCGCGATCGGCGACGCCGCACCGGGCATCCGCAACTTCACCTTCGCAGCCCCGGACGGCGCCGAGTTGCCCGGTTTCGTCGCCGGCAGCCACGTGGTCATCGCCGCGGGTGACCGGTCCAACGCGTACAGCCTCACCGGCGACGGCGTCGCGCCCAGAAGTTACTCGATCTCGGTGCTGCGCCTCGACGACGGATTCGGTGGGTCGCGCTGGATGCATGAGATGCTCGCCGAAGGCGATGTCGTCGACGTCGAGATCCCGCGTAGTGCATTCGCTCCCGAGGCGCGCGCCACCAAGCATCTACTCATCGCCGGTGGGATCGGGATCACCCCCATCCTGTCGCATCTGCGCGCCGCACGGCGATGGGGCCGGGATGTGCAGGTGCTCTATTCATTTCGTGCGGGTCGGGCCGCCCACGTCGACGACATCGTCGACCTCGCCGGCGCCCGTGCGGAACTGTTCACCGATCAGCCGGCATTCGTCGACCGTCTCGGCGAGACCCTGATCGATCAGCCGATCGGTACCCATCTCTACGTGTGCGGACCTGCGGGGATGATCGACCACGTCGTCGACACCGCCGCCGCGCTCGGCTGGCCGCTGTCACGCATCCACTTCGAACGGTTCGGCACCGACGCGCTCGACGCCGGCGACCCGTTCACGGTGCGGCTGACCGAAACCGATACGACACTCGACGTCCCTTCTGGGACATCGGTCCTCGAAGCGCTGGAGTCGGCCGGGTACGCCATCCCCAACCGGTGCCGGCAGGGCGTCTGCGGCGAATGCCGGCTGCCGTTGGCGGCCGGCGCCGCGGTGCACCGAGATCTGTATCTGACCGACGAGGAGAAAGGCGCAGGAGATGCGTTCATGCCGTGCGTCTCCCGTGCCGCCGAAGGCGCCACCCTGGAGGTACCGCTGTGA
- a CDS encoding heme-dependent oxidative N-demethylase family protein, with protein sequence MTTALPDSSVPDSTLDPALVTGFPFPFVEDRYRYSTNVEPADHTVSTAAGQWGDVVIDVDSEYQTEIDKRTEVLAADPSRAALLPHMRPAAWDAMLTIMRELATAYPDKFALRADGDQWEWRNSKLGIADTFVYGDDTTLPSGPLSYICGQIQEDVVLLDQRDGQLFADAGVVTFAADWSFGFDVGMSFLEIHGPVPRVRKEGVITRAHEFIKRLQPHRPYRRTNWTMTIGRRLDVSTERYPEWGPDRELIRHVDDETFGRLVHLRVEVQHLIRLPDSGAVMFLIRTYMLPLDALATVEPWRLRTAEVVDELPDDMADYKGIIKYRARVAQWLRAAGTPPPDPEPTLDERPGDGLPAWPTDPDPIDSAASTFLIVSVGDEPRTGDVAAQWVSAAEAIGRTHLLVLDTLTREEDLAALRTALSAVSTGVRIHIVGGQYDVLTALAITRECGAVDTELSAFVVHTRDLPVYCAQCRNLFRGEGIPGGTLDCPGCARTLEVHPHHSAALGGFLASSAEPGAPA encoded by the coding sequence GTGACCACCGCTCTGCCCGATTCATCCGTCCCGGATTCGACTCTCGATCCCGCGCTGGTGACCGGATTCCCGTTCCCGTTCGTCGAGGACCGCTACCGCTACAGCACCAACGTCGAACCCGCCGATCACACCGTGTCGACCGCGGCCGGCCAATGGGGTGATGTCGTGATCGATGTCGACTCCGAGTACCAGACCGAGATCGATAAACGCACAGAGGTTCTCGCCGCCGATCCGTCGCGAGCGGCCCTGCTGCCGCACATGCGTCCCGCCGCCTGGGACGCGATGCTCACCATCATGCGGGAACTGGCGACCGCCTATCCGGACAAGTTCGCCTTACGCGCCGACGGCGACCAATGGGAGTGGCGCAACAGCAAACTCGGGATCGCCGACACGTTCGTGTACGGCGATGACACCACGCTGCCCAGCGGCCCGCTGAGCTACATCTGCGGTCAGATCCAGGAAGACGTAGTCCTGCTCGACCAACGCGACGGCCAGCTCTTCGCCGACGCCGGGGTGGTCACCTTTGCCGCGGACTGGAGCTTCGGCTTCGACGTCGGGATGAGCTTCCTGGAGATCCACGGCCCGGTGCCGCGGGTGCGGAAGGAGGGGGTGATCACCCGGGCGCATGAGTTCATCAAACGCCTTCAGCCACATCGGCCCTACCGGCGCACCAACTGGACCATGACCATCGGCCGCCGCCTCGACGTCTCCACCGAGCGTTACCCGGAGTGGGGTCCGGACCGGGAGCTGATCCGACACGTCGACGACGAGACCTTCGGACGTCTCGTCCACCTGCGGGTCGAGGTGCAGCATCTGATCCGCCTGCCGGACTCCGGTGCGGTCATGTTTCTCATCCGCACCTACATGCTGCCGCTGGATGCTCTCGCGACCGTCGAACCCTGGCGACTGCGTACCGCCGAGGTCGTCGACGAACTGCCCGACGACATGGCTGATTACAAGGGCATCATCAAATACCGTGCCCGGGTGGCGCAATGGTTGCGAGCAGCCGGCACGCCGCCGCCGGACCCCGAGCCGACGCTGGACGAACGACCCGGCGACGGTCTGCCCGCATGGCCGACAGACCCGGATCCGATCGATTCGGCCGCATCGACATTCCTGATCGTCTCCGTCGGGGACGAACCGCGCACCGGCGACGTGGCCGCCCAGTGGGTGAGTGCAGCCGAGGCGATCGGCCGAACCCACCTGCTCGTGCTCGACACGCTGACGCGTGAGGAGGACCTTGCCGCCCTGCGGACGGCGCTGAGCGCGGTGAGTACCGGCGTTCGCATCCACATCGTCGGTGGTCAGTACGACGTGCTGACCGCGCTGGCCATTACGCGTGAATGCGGTGCCGTGGATACCGAGCTCTCGGCCTTCGTCGTGCACACCCGTGACCTGCCCGTGTACTGCGCGCAGTGCCGGAACCTCTTCCGCGGCGAGGGAATACCGGGAGGAACCCTGGACTGCCCCGGATGCGCCCGCACGCTCGAGGTGCATCCGCATCACTCGGCCGCCCTCGGCGGGTTCCTCGCCTCGTCGGCAGAACCGGGAGCACCCGCGTGA
- a CDS encoding PDR/VanB family oxidoreductase gives MPVIGVHRLTADIMHIRLAPADGTGPAPYQPGSHLIVTAGAHRNAYSLVDDGFLPDSYGVSVLRRGAGGGSEWLHDNVSEGAVLEVEGPRSMFAPVWNQRHMLLVAGGIGITPILSHLRSAVRRRTSAEVIYSYRAGAAAHLDELRELASHTGITLFEVSGAADTRRLLADRIHRQPLGTHAYACGPIAMLDAYVDAAATAGWPPSRVHLERFTAPAQDPGEPFTVTVASSGRRIDIPAGVSMLQGLLGNGVRVANLCRQGVCGECRVPVRSGDVEHRDFVLTDDERAAGDSMLCCVSRGHDIEVDL, from the coding sequence ATGCCGGTGATCGGAGTCCACCGACTGACCGCCGACATCATGCACATTCGCTTGGCACCCGCCGACGGGACGGGTCCTGCTCCCTATCAGCCGGGCAGCCATCTGATCGTCACCGCCGGCGCTCATCGCAACGCCTATTCGCTCGTCGACGACGGCTTCTTGCCCGACAGCTACGGCGTCTCGGTGTTGCGGCGGGGCGCCGGTGGGGGATCGGAATGGTTGCACGACAACGTCTCCGAAGGTGCCGTGCTCGAGGTCGAGGGGCCGAGGTCGATGTTCGCGCCTGTCTGGAACCAGCGCCACATGCTGCTGGTCGCCGGCGGTATCGGGATCACGCCGATCCTGTCGCACCTACGGTCGGCGGTGCGTCGTCGGACATCGGCGGAGGTCATCTACTCCTACCGTGCCGGTGCTGCTGCTCACCTCGACGAGCTACGGGAACTGGCTTCGCATACCGGTATCACCCTGTTCGAAGTGTCGGGAGCGGCGGACACCCGCCGGTTGCTCGCCGACCGGATCCACCGCCAGCCCCTGGGCACGCACGCCTATGCGTGCGGTCCGATCGCTATGCTCGACGCATATGTGGATGCCGCCGCGACTGCGGGATGGCCGCCATCGCGGGTGCATCTGGAGCGTTTCACCGCTCCGGCGCAAGACCCGGGGGAGCCGTTCACGGTCACCGTGGCCTCCAGCGGACGACGCATAGACATCCCGGCCGGTGTGTCGATGCTGCAAGGGCTGCTCGGCAACGGTGTTCGGGTGGCGAATCTCTGCCGCCAAGGCGTGTGCGGCGAGTGTCGGGTGCCGGTCCGTTCCGGAGACGTCGAGCACCGTGACTTCGTTCTGACCGACGACGAGCGCGCCGCCGGCGACAGCATGCTGTGCTGCGTCTCGCGCGGCCACGACATCGAGGTGGACCTGTGA